Proteins encoded together in one Streptomyces sp. TLI_171 window:
- a CDS encoding formimidoylglutamate deiminase, protein MSAVVTYWAEHAWLPHTGGPGVARDVLIAVGPGGRIARVTPDSGPCPAGAVRLAGLALPGQANAHSHAFHRALRSTVQVGSGTFWTWRDTMYRVAATLDPDSYLELATAVYAEMALAGISAVGEFHYLHHAPGGVRYDDPNAMGEALIEAAARAGIRITLLDTCYLAAGFGAEPTAPQLRFSDGDADAWAARASGLKGAEHARIGAAVHSVRAVPAEQLGTVAHWAAMRRAPLHVHLSEQTAENDACLTAHGVTPTRLLADHGVLGPRTSAVHATHLTDEDVRLLSDSTTTVCMCPTTERDLADGIGPARRLASAGCPISLGSDSHAVIDPFEEARALELDERLRTRTRGHWTANALLRAGTEDGHASLGWSEAGRLEAGALADFCVIALDTPRTAGPPPSLGAEIAVFAASAADVRHLVVGGRHIVKDGAHQLVPDVGRALSDAVAALR, encoded by the coding sequence ATGTCAGCGGTCGTGACGTACTGGGCCGAGCACGCCTGGCTCCCGCACACCGGCGGCCCCGGGGTCGCGCGGGACGTCCTGATCGCCGTCGGCCCCGGCGGGCGGATCGCCAGGGTCACCCCCGACAGCGGTCCCTGCCCCGCCGGGGCGGTCCGGCTCGCGGGGCTCGCCCTGCCCGGTCAGGCCAACGCACACTCGCACGCCTTCCACCGGGCGCTGCGCTCCACCGTGCAGGTCGGCTCCGGGACGTTCTGGACCTGGCGCGACACCATGTACCGGGTCGCCGCCACGCTCGACCCCGACAGCTACCTGGAGCTCGCCACCGCCGTCTACGCCGAGATGGCGCTGGCCGGGATCAGCGCCGTCGGCGAGTTCCACTACCTGCACCACGCGCCCGGCGGCGTCCGGTACGACGACCCGAACGCGATGGGCGAGGCGCTGATCGAGGCCGCCGCCCGGGCCGGGATCCGGATCACCCTGCTCGACACCTGCTACCTGGCCGCCGGGTTCGGGGCCGAGCCGACCGCGCCCCAACTCCGCTTCTCCGACGGCGACGCGGACGCCTGGGCCGCCCGGGCCTCCGGGCTCAAGGGCGCCGAGCACGCCCGGATCGGCGCTGCCGTGCACAGCGTCCGCGCCGTCCCCGCCGAGCAGTTGGGCACCGTCGCGCACTGGGCCGCGATGCGCAGGGCCCCGCTGCACGTCCACCTCTCCGAGCAGACCGCCGAGAACGACGCCTGCCTCACCGCGCACGGCGTCACCCCCACCCGGCTGCTCGCCGACCACGGCGTGCTCGGCCCGCGCACCTCGGCGGTGCACGCCACCCACCTGACGGACGAGGACGTCCGCCTGCTGTCCGACAGCACCACCACCGTCTGCATGTGCCCCACCACCGAACGGGACCTCGCCGACGGCATCGGCCCCGCCCGCCGCCTCGCCTCGGCCGGCTGCCCGATCAGCCTCGGCTCCGACAGCCACGCCGTCATCGACCCGTTCGAGGAGGCCCGCGCGCTCGAACTGGACGAACGCCTGCGCACCCGGACCCGCGGTCACTGGACCGCCAACGCGCTGCTCCGGGCCGGCACCGAGGACGGCCACGCCTCGCTCGGCTGGTCCGAGGCGGGCCGCCTGGAGGCCGGCGCCCTCGCCGACTTCTGCGTGATCGCCCTGGACACGCCGCGGACCGCGGGCCCGCCGCCCTCCCTCGGCGCGGAGATCGCCGTCTTCGCGGCCAGTGCGGCGGACGTGCGGCACCTGGTCGTCGGCGGCCGGCACATCGTCAAGGACGGGGCGCACCAGCTCGTTCCGGACGTGGGGCGGGCGCTGTCGGACGCCGTGGCCGCCCTGCGGTGA
- the hutI gene encoding imidazolonepropionase: MSTLISNIGSLVTNDPSIGEGALGLVADAAVVVDGDSVVWVGASADAPAADESVDAGGRAVLPGFVDSHSHLVFAGDRTAEFNARMSGRAYSAGGIRTTVAATRAASDAELNANLTRFLDEMLRQGTTTVEVKSGYGLSTVDEARSLRIAAGHTAETTYLGAHVVGPEFAEDPAGYVALVTGEMLEACAPYARWVDVFCERGAFDGDQARAVLTAGIAKGLRPRVHANQLGHGPGVQLAVELGAASADHCTHLTEQDVAALADGDTVATLLPGAEFSTRAPYPDARRLLDAGAKVALSTDCNPGSSFTSSMPFCLAVAVREMGMTPDEAVHAATAGGALALRRTDVGRIAPGARADLQLLDAPSHVHLAYRPGVPLTAAVWQGGVRRV; this comes from the coding sequence ATGAGCACGCTCATCAGCAACATCGGGTCGCTGGTCACCAACGACCCGTCGATCGGCGAGGGGGCGCTCGGGCTGGTCGCCGACGCCGCGGTGGTCGTGGACGGGGACAGCGTCGTGTGGGTCGGCGCGAGTGCGGATGCTCCCGCCGCTGACGAATCCGTCGACGCCGGCGGGCGCGCGGTGCTGCCCGGGTTCGTGGACAGCCACTCGCACCTGGTGTTCGCGGGGGACCGCACCGCCGAGTTCAACGCGCGGATGTCCGGGCGGGCGTACAGCGCCGGCGGGATCCGCACGACGGTGGCGGCGACCCGGGCGGCGTCCGACGCGGAGCTGAACGCCAACCTCACCCGGTTCCTGGACGAGATGCTGCGGCAGGGGACCACCACCGTCGAGGTGAAGTCGGGGTACGGGCTGAGCACCGTCGACGAGGCGCGCTCGCTGCGGATCGCGGCCGGGCACACCGCGGAGACCACCTACCTGGGCGCGCACGTGGTGGGGCCGGAGTTCGCGGAGGACCCGGCGGGGTACGTCGCGCTGGTCACCGGGGAGATGCTGGAGGCGTGCGCCCCGTACGCGCGGTGGGTGGACGTGTTCTGCGAGCGCGGGGCGTTCGACGGGGACCAGGCGCGGGCGGTGCTGACCGCCGGAATCGCCAAGGGCCTGCGGCCGCGGGTCCACGCCAACCAGCTGGGCCACGGCCCGGGCGTGCAGCTCGCGGTGGAGCTGGGTGCGGCGTCCGCCGACCACTGCACCCACCTGACCGAGCAGGACGTGGCCGCGCTGGCCGACGGCGACACCGTGGCGACGCTGCTGCCGGGCGCGGAGTTCTCCACCCGCGCGCCCTACCCGGACGCCCGGCGGCTGCTGGACGCCGGGGCGAAGGTCGCGCTCTCCACGGACTGCAACCCGGGCTCCAGCTTCACCAGTTCGATGCCGTTCTGCCTGGCCGTCGCGGTCCGCGAGATGGGCATGACCCCGGACGAGGCGGTGCACGCCGCCACCGCGGGCGGCGCGCTCGCGCTGCGCCGCACCGACGTGGGGCGGATCGCCCCGGGCGCCCGGGCGGACCTCCAGCTGCTGGACGCCCCCTCGCACGTCCACCTGGCGTACCGCCCGGGCGTCCCGCTGACCGCCGCCGTCTGGCAGGGCGGGGTCCGCCGGGTGTGA